The nucleotide window GAAGGTGAAGCAGTTCAACATCGTCTATGCCGCGGAAAGGCCTTTCAAACCATGGACCACACATTTTGCCTACAACATGTTCGCACATTACTACAAGGCGCTGGGAAACCTGGTGAAACCGCGCGCTCTGGCTTTCTGGAACGGGGTCGGCGAATGGACCTATTCCATCGCCGCAACCATGGCCAGGCTCTACACCGGCAACGGGCAGACCTATCTGCTGCACATATTTCTATATCTGATAACGCTTTATCTGCTCTTGGGGGTGAAGATATGAACTTGAATGGACTGACCCTGATCGAAAAGATCGTTTGGGCCTTTATCTCGCTTGGCGTGGTGACCGTTTGGGGCCTGACCCTGACCGGGATCGTGGCCAAGATCTTTGCCCGGGTGCAGGGCAGGCTGGGACCGCCGGTCTGGCAGCCCTTCATCGACATCATCAAAAACAATGCCAAACGAACCGCCGTTTCCCACGGGATCATGTTCTATCTGGGCCCCGTCTTCCGCATCGCCGGAGGCATCGGCACCTACATGTTCATCCCGGTGCTGTTTGGGAGCGTTTATTTCAGCAACTTCTCGGTTTCCGGTGACGTGCTGCTGGTGATGTATTTCATCTTCTTCGGTCAATTGGGCATGGCTCTGGGAGCGGGGGAGGGGGGCCACCCCTATTCCGCGATCGCCGTGAGCCGCGGATTGGCGCAGATGACGGCTTTCGAGGTCCCCTTCGCCCTTTCGATAATAAGTCTGGCCATACAATACGGCACCCTCAATATCACCGATATCGTTGCTGCCCAGCAAGGTGGGATCCTGAACTGGACCCTGTTCACCAATCCCCTGGCAGTGATCGCCGCCATGATCGCCATGCTGGGAATGAACATGTACAATCCTTTCTCGCTGGTGATCGCGCCGCAGGAGATCCCGATCGGACCGCCATCCGAGTATCAGGCCTCGTTTTTAGGGCTGCTGGCCACGAACCGCGGAATCTTCAACGGCGCCAAGCTGGTGCTGTTCATGAATCTCTTTTTCGGCGGGGCCACGACCCTGCCCGTGCTGATCGTTAAAACCTTCGCCATCTATATGTTCAGCGTCTTTGTGGGCGCGGCATTTCCCCGTTTCCGGGCTGAGGATTCGATCCGCTTTTTCCTCAAATACCCAACTCTCATCGGGATCATCGCAGTCCTGATCTGGACTTTTTAAGGAGCCATGATGCCAGAAGACAAAGATCTCAACACTCCCACACCGGAACCGGATTACCCGGATTGGCGCAAGGATGACAAAACCCTCACCAATGCGGGCTTGCCGGAGGAGGAGCGGGACTGGTTTTGCGACGCGCGTCCACATCCAGTGCCCAAAAGCGCCGCGGTCATAGAGAAATTCTTCAATTGGGCGCGCTCAAACAGCCTCTGGATCCTGGCCTTCGGCACAGGCTGCGGCGCGATCGAGCTGAGGCCGCTGATCTCCTCGCGCTACGACATCAGCCGCCTGGGCATGCAGATGCGCCCCACGCCTCGCCAAGCCTCGGTTTTCATGATCGGCGGCTATGTCTCGATCAAGACCCTCAAGCGCATTGTCCGCTCCTATGAGGAAATGCAGGGCCCCAAATTCGTGGTTGCGGTCTGTTCCTGCGCGATCAACGGCGGCATGTATTGGGATTCCTACAACACGATCAAGCGCATCGATGAATACATCCCCGTGGACGTCTACGTGACCGGCTGCATGCCACGCCCGGAAGCTGTTTTGGCCGGCTTTGCCAAGCTCAAGGAACTGATCCGGGCCGGCAGGGCGGAGGGCCAGAACCTCTACGCGGAGAAATTTGACTGGTACAAAGCCAATCAGAAACAGGTCATCAAAGACTGGAACATGCCAGATTACAACTGGTAGGTGAAGATGAAGCAACTATATGCAGAACTCCAACCCCTCTTCGATCTTAGCGATTTCGAACAGCGCAAACCCAAACTCGCCTTCCTGACTGTGCCCAACGAACACGCCATCAACCTGATCACCCATCTTAAAAGCCTGCGCGGCTATACCCATCTGGTGATGATGACCTGCGTGGACTGGATCGAGGAAAGCCGGTTCCAACTGACCTATATCCTGCACAACTATTCTGATAGCACGGACCTGGTCCTGAAAGTGTTTCTGCCCCGCGAGGAACCGGTTATGGCATCTATACATCACCTTTGGGAACAGGGCCGGGTCTACCAGCGCGAGCTGCATGAGATGTTCGGCCTGGATTTTCCCGGCAGTCCCGGAATTGAAGAACCGATGATCCTGGAAGGCTGGCAGGGGCCTCCTGTCATGCGCAGGGATTTCGACACCAAGAAATACAGCGACGAAACCTATTCCCATCGCCCCCGCGAACAGCATGAACCGGAAGAACACATGAAACAGCAGCTATACCCGGAGGATTGAGATGCACAGCGATTATCCACCCATCGTGCATGGAAAAGCGGTCTACGACTTGGACAGCGGGAAATACCTGAAGATCTGGCAGGGCCCCCAGCATCCCGGCGTGACGGGCAACATGAGCCTGGAACTGGACATCTGCGGCGACCAGATCATCAACTGCAAGACCCACGTCGGCTATCTGCACCGCGGCTTTGAAAAGCTGATGGAGCGCCGCCGCTATATCAACTGCTTCCCGATCGTCTGCCGCATCTGCGTTCCGGAGCCGGATACCAATGAATACCTCTTTGCCGCCGCGGTCGAAGACCTGCTGGGCATCGAGATCCCGGAACGCGCCAAATGGCTGCGGACCTTGAACTTGGAGCTTTCCCGCCTGGCCAGTTTCCTAATGTGGATCGGCGGCCAGAGCGGCGCTTTCGGCATGGGCACAGTGGCCCAATGGACCATCGCCTACCGCGATTACGTTCTGGACCTGTTCGAGGAATGGACCGGCGCCCGTATCTACCATATGTACATGATCCCCGGCGGAGTGCGTGACGACATTCCTCCCGGCTGGGTCGAACACACCAACCAGGTTCTGGACGGAGCGGAGAAACTGCTGGGCGAGCTTCGCCACGTGATGTTCAACAACGCCATCTTCAAGATGCGCGCCAAAGGTTTGGGCGTGGTCACTCCGGATATGGTGGACCAGTTTGGCGCCGTGGGTCCCGTGGCCCGGGGCAGCGGACTCCGGCGTGACGTCCGAAAAGACAGCCCCTATCTGATCTATGACCAGTTGGATTTCGAAGTGGCCACCGAAGACGGCTGCGACGCCTATTCCCGCGCCCTTGTACGCTGGCGGGAAATGTACCAAAGCATCGACCTCATCCGCCAGATCCTGAACAAAATGCCCCGAGAAGGCGATTATCACCTCAAGCTGCCCAATGTCCTGCACCTGAAGGTTCCGGCCGGCCAGACCTACGTGCGGGCGGAATCGACCCGCGGAGAATACGGCTATTTCATGGCTTCAGACGGCAGCGCCTTTCCCAGGAAGGTCACGGTCCGCGGCCCCTCCTACTGCCACGCCATGGCCCTGTTGGAACATCTTGCCGTGGGCGTCAACATCGCCGACACGCATGGCCTGATGCTTTCGCTGCACACCTATCCCCCGGAAATTGAGAGGTAGCCAATGATACTGCGAGACATTCTCTCCCCCTTCTACGTCTGGAAACGCGCCTTCGAAAAGCCCTATTCCATCAACACCCTGAGCGAGGCACGGCCCGGATCGCCCCGCTACCGGGGGTTCCACCAGAATGACATCGATAAATGCATCGGTTGCGGCACCTGCGCCGAGATCTGCCAAAATGCCACCATCGACATGGTCCCGGTCAAGGAAACCACAGACGGAGACAGCGGATTGCGGCCCCGCGTGGATTATG belongs to Candidatus Syntrophosphaera sp. and includes:
- a CDS encoding NADH-quinone oxidoreductase subunit H, whose translation is MNLNGLTLIEKIVWAFISLGVVTVWGLTLTGIVAKIFARVQGRLGPPVWQPFIDIIKNNAKRTAVSHGIMFYLGPVFRIAGGIGTYMFIPVLFGSVYFSNFSVSGDVLLVMYFIFFGQLGMALGAGEGGHPYSAIAVSRGLAQMTAFEVPFALSIISLAIQYGTLNITDIVAAQQGGILNWTLFTNPLAVIAAMIAMLGMNMYNPFSLVIAPQEIPIGPPSEYQASFLGLLATNRGIFNGAKLVLFMNLFFGGATTLPVLIVKTFAIYMFSVFVGAAFPRFRAEDSIRFFLKYPTLIGIIAVLIWTF
- the nuoB gene encoding NADH-quinone oxidoreductase subunit NuoB; its protein translation is MPEDKDLNTPTPEPDYPDWRKDDKTLTNAGLPEEERDWFCDARPHPVPKSAAVIEKFFNWARSNSLWILAFGTGCGAIELRPLISSRYDISRLGMQMRPTPRQASVFMIGGYVSIKTLKRIVRSYEEMQGPKFVVAVCSCAINGGMYWDSYNTIKRIDEYIPVDVYVTGCMPRPEAVLAGFAKLKELIRAGRAEGQNLYAEKFDWYKANQKQVIKDWNMPDYNW
- a CDS encoding NADH-quinone oxidoreductase subunit C — translated: MKQLYAELQPLFDLSDFEQRKPKLAFLTVPNEHAINLITHLKSLRGYTHLVMMTCVDWIEESRFQLTYILHNYSDSTDLVLKVFLPREEPVMASIHHLWEQGRVYQRELHEMFGLDFPGSPGIEEPMILEGWQGPPVMRRDFDTKKYSDETYSHRPREQHEPEEHMKQQLYPED
- a CDS encoding NADH-quinone oxidoreductase subunit D, translated to MHSDYPPIVHGKAVYDLDSGKYLKIWQGPQHPGVTGNMSLELDICGDQIINCKTHVGYLHRGFEKLMERRRYINCFPIVCRICVPEPDTNEYLFAAAVEDLLGIEIPERAKWLRTLNLELSRLASFLMWIGGQSGAFGMGTVAQWTIAYRDYVLDLFEEWTGARIYHMYMIPGGVRDDIPPGWVEHTNQVLDGAEKLLGELRHVMFNNAIFKMRAKGLGVVTPDMVDQFGAVGPVARGSGLRRDVRKDSPYLIYDQLDFEVATEDGCDAYSRALVRWREMYQSIDLIRQILNKMPREGDYHLKLPNVLHLKVPAGQTYVRAESTRGEYGYFMASDGSAFPRKVTVRGPSYCHAMALLEHLAVGVNIADTHGLMLSLHTYPPEIER